Proteins encoded by one window of Chryseobacterium foetidum:
- a CDS encoding RNA polymerase sigma factor, giving the protein MKLLFGNKKDDLLSRLKRQDPAAQKIFYDQSVKKFLSVAKSYVSDIYQAEDCVIKAFCKIFKHIESFRGEGNFEGWARKIVVNECLNFIKSRKTVFYLDDVHASVLEDLQEETFDFDFNAQELLDQLPDAYRMVFNLYVIEDYSHQEIADTLNISLAVSKTQLFRAKEKLRKIYFQQQKQLKNELV; this is encoded by the coding sequence ATGAAGCTTTTGTTTGGAAATAAAAAAGATGATTTGCTGAGCCGCCTCAAAAGGCAGGATCCGGCTGCGCAGAAAATCTTTTATGATCAGAGTGTAAAGAAATTTCTGAGTGTGGCAAAAAGCTACGTCAGCGATATCTATCAGGCGGAAGATTGCGTGATCAAAGCATTCTGCAAAATTTTTAAACACATCGAAAGCTTCCGTGGTGAAGGAAACTTCGAAGGTTGGGCGAGAAAAATTGTGGTCAACGAATGCCTCAATTTCATTAAAAGCCGCAAAACGGTTTTTTACCTCGACGACGTTCATGCTTCTGTTCTGGAAGATTTGCAGGAAGAGACTTTTGATTTTGACTTTAATGCTCAGGAACTTTTAGATCAGCTTCCGGATGCGTACAGAATGGTTTTCAACCTTTATGTGATTGAAGATTATTCGCATCAGGAAATTGCAGATACACTGAATATTTCACTGGCAGTGAGCAAAACCCAACTCTTCAGAGCAAAAGAAAAATTAAGAAAGATTTACTTTCAACAACAAAAACAACTGAAAAATGAACTCGTTTAA
- a CDS encoding ABC transporter ATP-binding protein yields the protein MITIQNLTKTYGTATVLNIENLEITKGETFGLVGNNGAGKTTLFSLMLDLIQPTTGYVSVEDVKVNESEAWKNKVSAFIDETFLIGYLTPEEYFYFIGELRGQNKASVDEFIKQFHDLFNGEIVNAGKYVRDLSKGNQKKVGIVGALIGKPEIIILDEPFANLDPSTQIKLKNMIRDFAKENGVTFLISSHDLAHTTEVCNRIVVVNKGEVVRDIQTTPETLRDLEKYFEDQVNSGKQEVISEEPVVTKDLPTENTSGTF from the coding sequence ATGATTACAATTCAAAACCTCACGAAAACCTACGGCACTGCAACCGTTCTCAATATAGAAAATTTGGAAATTACAAAAGGCGAAACTTTCGGCTTGGTCGGAAACAACGGTGCGGGAAAAACCACGCTTTTCAGTTTAATGCTTGATTTGATCCAGCCTACAACGGGTTATGTAAGTGTTGAAGATGTTAAAGTAAATGAATCTGAAGCATGGAAAAATAAAGTTTCAGCTTTCATCGACGAAACTTTTCTTATTGGATACCTTACGCCTGAAGAATATTTTTATTTTATCGGAGAATTAAGAGGTCAAAATAAAGCTTCTGTAGATGAGTTTATAAAGCAGTTTCATGATTTGTTTAACGGAGAAATCGTCAATGCAGGAAAATACGTAAGAGATCTATCCAAAGGAAATCAGAAAAAGGTAGGAATTGTTGGAGCATTAATTGGAAAGCCTGAAATTATTATTCTGGATGAGCCTTTTGCCAATCTCGATCCTTCCACACAGATCAAACTGAAAAATATGATTCGTGATTTTGCAAAAGAAAATGGGGTGACGTTTTTAATTTCAAGTCATGATCTTGCCCACACAACCGAGGTTTGCAACAGAATTGTGGTTGTGAATAAAGGCGAAGTCGTACGTGATATCCAAACCACGCCCGAAACTTTACGCGACCTTGAAAAGTATTTTGAAGATCAGGTCAACTCAGGAAAGCAGGAAGTGATTTCTGAAGAGCCTGTAGTGACAAAGGATTTGCCAACAGAAAATACAAGCGGGACGTTTTGA